The nucleotide sequence ATCAATaagaatggaaaaaaaaaatgatttttaattttgAAACCTTCAGTAAGAGAGGTTTAATAATATGTTCAAAAGCGTGTTCCAATCTTGTCTTTGAAGTCGAAACTGTTGGAGTACCAAAGGTATCAAAGGAAGAATACATACTTTATAGAAATAAGATCAAAACACGTTTATCTTATAGGAAAACGCCCAATTATAGTTGGCATTTAATATTGCATAGTGTTATCCTACTGAATTTGTCAAATTCCCTGGGCAAACAATTGACCACGCCCGAGGAAGGATGACTTATTCTATATCGACTTTCATGACAAATTAAGAGTCAACATGTTCTCTGAAAGATTCATccacatatttttgtatttggtATGTCATATGAGAAAGTCGTTTTCAGAAAAATTCGTTCAATTTTGCTCTTAGTTTCAAAGCTGACGTCATCACtgaattttattcaaataaacgtTTATACTAGTAGCGAAAGTTTAAagataatattttcaaaaactaCAAAACCAGGCTGATAATTTTCTTCAGGTTAAATCATTTAGCTCGTATCAATCTTATCAATTTCAGTTTGCAGAGACAAATCGCAATCAGTAGCTGCTTTTCAGTTGGATCAAATGTTATTTTATGACGGACAAATATTACAATGTGTTGAATACCCTGTGAATGAGCTTAATATCTACATGATGCGGTCTGCAGACATTTATTGAAATCTAGCTTTATAAATGGCAACACAATGACAAACAAATTGATATGACAATGTTTATTgtgtatacataatatatttgtattaacgTATTCAATTATGAGTCTAAAATAGTTCTTTGAATGAGCATTGTTTAACGTgtgtaaatatcaaaatatagCGTGCACATTTTGtaatcaaataaaatgtttatcaaacaGTCTCAAATAATATATTGCACACTGAAAATAACCAGTTACGTTGCCTCACACCAAATCTTCacaaattctgaaaaaaaaagagaaatggAAACAATGAATAGCAGATAAATAAACTAGTTCAACGAAATCTAACATTAATACATAgaatgttaaatataatttattgttaaaacaacagtttTGTTGTGATTCAGTGCTTAGCCAAAGTGACGTCATTCTGCAGGAGGACGCGCTGTGTCATTTAGGAGACATGAGGTGAATTTTAAAGTACTAATAActtattttaatgatttacttcATTTCAAAAAAGAATAGAAAGAAAATGCGCAGCTATAGCCTACATAATTATGTGACTTTAAAACCGGTACGTAAGGATCACTGGAGTTAAGAAGTCCTCTTATGCCAGAAAATCCCGGCTATTTACTTTTTTCAGAATACTTACATTAAAGAagatttaaaatggaatatataatAAACACATGTCTGTGAAATAATAACAAAACGTTGTCAGAAGTTTCTTACATGaagattttaatataacaatactCTAAAAATGAAACCGCGATAAAATGGCATCCAAACGGTTGTATTATGACCCGGATACAATTGAGCGATTCGTAGAAATTGAGCGAATCCATACCGTCCAATAAGTTAgaaatatacatttgtaaaacTTTGAAAAGCCATTGGGTGAATTGAATAAATAACCCCATAacagtgtttttgtttataaaaaccgAAGGTTTATGCCTAATAAGAAGAATCTTCGTTCTAAACATAATGtgtcacatattttcattttacctTCGTAGTTTATTTTGCCGTCTCCGTCTATATCCGCCTGTCTCATCATATCGTCTAGTTCCTTGTCCGTTAGAGCCTCGCCAAGATTTTTCATCGCTACTCTGTTGACAATAGTAACAGAAAGAGAAAACAATAGTTCCCTAGTTTGGTGACTTCAATGTAAAGAGCGTCTGATTCAACAAAATTACCATGATATAATGTATAAGAGTAAAATGAATCCTGCTCTGCAGCGGTCGTTTAAAAAAGATCAAATTACTTAGATGAACGATTATTTGTTATCGGCTGGTTGTCTTATATTTCAAGACATTTAAAgaatatcaattaaattattttaaagatcAGCAGTTTGTGGTAATAAAAGGAACATCAACTAATAATGCAACATTTctgtaaatttaattttaagttcAGCACTTTATTGCAATAAAAGGAACATCAACTAATAATGCAACATTGctgtaaatttatttttaagttcagCAGTTTATGGCAATAAAAGGAACATCAACCAATAATGCaacatttctgtaaaaaaaaatttaagttcAGCAGTTTATGGAAATAAAAAGAACATCAGCCAATAAAGCAAATTTCTATGAACTGTTTTTAAAGTTCAGCAGTTTGTGGCAAGAAAAGTAACATCAACCTGTAATGCATCGTGATTTTCATTGTTATCTCATTAAAATAGCTAATTTCTGCATCGCCGTCTAGGTCTGTTAAACACTATTACAGACAATTAAAGAATGAGACATTGCATGACTTTTTTAGGGCACCAAGTGTAAACTGGTGACCCAATTTAGGTAAGTATGATGGCATCGCCCGTCATATGTCTTAAGAGAATGGCCTCAATAAGTAAGTGATCTCTACTAAATGAAATTTGAGCATTTGATATGTTTGGGCAGTTGACAAATGTATAGTCTCTTAAATGTTGTGCATAATTACTCCAATTTAACTACTGTGTTGATTAATTTATCGCGCCCCATTCCTCGGACAAACCATCATCTGTTGTCCTTGTCGGCGTTTTCCATTAAGCTtctacaaaaatacatttaatatctCTACTCTCTACAAAATGTTCTTAAATTTACCTCAATTCTTTCTGATCAATGTAGCCATTACCATCTCTGTCAAATGTTCGAAATGCTGATCGGACAGTTTCGCCATTGTTTGCGAATGAACTGTCATCTAAAATATTACCAAATGTACTGTAAAGAAACCTTAGAACGCCTATGTTACTGAACGTCATACTATAATTTATACTTTATTCTAAATCATTGTATATAAAAGATCAACTTACGCGGTTACAAGTGCGAAAATGTTAATTTGCTTTGTTCGTCACTGGCTATTTTGAAATTGACTGTTTTCTGTCCATTGAAGCATAGTCTAGTCATTATAGCTTTGGTTATATTCTAATTAAAGATACAATAAGCTTTATGGACCCTCTAAACAGCGGAAATGTAAAGGTCGATTAAGCGATAGAATATAAGTGTCTGCTCTATTGTAACTTACTGATTTTATCCATTTCTTTCTGCATGAAGGCGTGAAACTCCCGGAACTCTATTCTTCCGCTTCCTGCGTTGATTACACGGACATTAAAAGCACACTTAAAATTCTAAAATACAATTTCAAGAGaaaattaatcaattatttatttttctacaaCACTATGCAATCCAAACAACATTACACAACACTTTGACACAACTTACACTACACTTCAACATGCattatatttaatgattttcTATGAAAAACCTTTTCAAGACTTGTCGTTtatgtgtgaaaaacaaaaacgtttttttcaaaCACCCCTCTTATatattaatttacatgtaatatacttgttatatatgttatatactgACGATCAACATCCAGTATTCTCATGGCATCGGTGACCTGTTGTTCTGTGGGAGTCATACCCAGGAACCTCATGGCCTTGCCGAGCTCCTGGCTGGAGATGGAGCGGTCGTTGTTCGTGTCGAACAGTCGGAACAACTCGCGAATTTCTGGTAAagtaataaatactttttaaggTTATGAATATGTGTCTTGATGTATCGCACACATGCGCAAACAGTATTTTGTTGATGTAGTTGGTATAGCTTGCAGATAGTTATCTTTGTCTTAAACACATTAATGTTTACTAATATAAGTATACATTTCATAAACATTATAAGGTAATGCATAACATGCAGTCCATGTTTGGAACTTAAACGCACTCAATAAAGTTGTTGTATCCGAAGAAAAAAACAGTTTCTGGGAATCGCAGAATGGGAATTTTCCTTCGTGcatacatgtttttcaaatgaaacAACTCAGAATAAGCTATGCCCATATTTTGACAATTGATGGGAATTTTACGTCTTGAGTATGAATGTACCCAAGTTACATGATAAAGATGTATTTATAATGCGTGAAAATGGCAATATGGAATCGAAGAATATTTCTAGGTATCATATAAGAGCTTAATGTGCTATCGTATAGTTACAATCGCATACGAATTTTTCTTAAATGGACATAATGTCATGCAACAATGAACATAAGCAAATGTAGTAAATATATTCAATACATTTACTATACAGCGAGGAATAACACTAAttgcaaaaccaaagcatttcTACACTAGCGGAATCTCAAACACAATTGTCAACGAAGATGGACCATTTTTGTACTTAAGTAAAATACATTACAATACTTCAGGCTTTCTGGagaatttaatttttgttttaatgtaacattttatttctatTAGATCTGTTTTGTTAACTTTTAAGCGTATTATAATGTGctattattaaaaaaactgaGTTGTTATTCAGCATTAAACTATTGGCTATGCACGACTTTAATCCACTTTTAAGACCAgtgcaaatataataaaaaacaaatttaagtaccatataataattacatgtatataccgTGCGCTTAGAATAAATTTTGATCTTTTTAATACATGCAAAATAAGACAAGGACAACAATCGAAGCAAGTACgttaaatgaatgttttgttCTATGGAAAAATATATATCAGCTATATGATTATGTGTGTACCATATAGgtgttttatttacatgagcAACAAAATAAATAGTGTGAACAATGTCATAAGAATCTCGACATACAAACGGACATGTACAAAGTGTCAAAATCATAACAAAGCACCACTTATTACTTGCCTGATTCATTACTTTTGTCCGAAGCATCTCCGGAAACCAGGCTTGCTTTACAGCAGCATTGTAATAAGCGATAGCACAcgtttaaatgcaaatattatcaaaacaatgatatattttatatttatatttgattgtttaagaatatttaatgttatttgttCAATAACTTTCTGTAGTAATATGCAATTCATTTTAACACCGGACCCTTTTCATGCCGTTCGCCTTATTTAAGTAATATCGGTTCCTCTATGAGAGCTATGTTTTGATTTTCTTGTGGATCGATCcaagtgtgtgtgtatttcgagtTATTTGAGGTCCTTTCCGAGACAGAGATTACACTATGTGTGGCCCGAGAGTGTGTCTTGGCACTTCtacataattaacttactagaGTCATAAAAAATTGGACGGATTTGAAGTTAAAGCTTCCATTTCCAGCTATTTCGttgttactgtttttttttcaattctggTGCGGTGTTGTGTTGTGGATGGAATGAAGTGGAGTACCCTGAGGAAACCTTAACTATCCGGTATGATAAGCACAAATCAAAACTCACAATCTTGCCGAAAACgggaattgaacccgggtcgtctaagtgagaagcgagtgtaccaaccactgttTTGGTAGACACAAATTGAACATGTGCTCATCATTTGTTCGATATTTTTAAAGCATAAGGacactttaaactagaataatgCACACCCAGAAAGAGCCAACGAACAAAAGGTCCGACTTTCGAATTAAGTTCACGCATTTGCTCATAAACGACTGCTAGAATTTCGCAATATACAAACAATGGGTTTAATATTTAACCGGTCATATTCTTGAGGCGACAATTAATCTGTCGAACGTTTTTGTAATTACTGTTTCAAATATAATACATACCATTCTCTAATACACGCTTGTCTTTGCCAGAGTCCTTACGTGTAGCCTgtgtaataataaaatgaaaatcaatttttgtgtacatacatttttacaatttttacctACGAAGGACTTAATGCTTGTAATATGTATATACCTAAAGTTGTACTTAAAGTTGTTTTAAACCTTACTGAAACACATTATAAGTTTCTAATAAAACGACATTTGAAGTTATGGATACCCATTTTGTTCTAAAACAAAACTAATTAGCATACTTTAGAATGCTTTTAATTCGCGAGAAAAAATTAGTGCGTTTTCACTAAAATGTCTTTGTATTGAGTCATCAATTCCCGACGTGCTTAAAGGTAAAAATTCAAAGTAAATTGGCCTTGATCGAACCATATGTGTATtcacttttaaattatttttcgtGACATAAACATGCGATCCAATCGACAACAAAAACAGTTACACACAATACACAAACGCTCTTAAAACACCGTCGTACACCTTGTTAGGTGAACATGATTAAAGCAACcattatcaaataaaatttgcGCATTTTCGGATGCAAAGATTCAGGTATATACATTTATATCTAAAATCAGTTATCTAATAAAAGGGTTCACACAAAAGTCGTGACAGTAACACAATCGTCATTAAATCACAAACAAGATACAAAGATAACTGAAACCAATTATTGATGGACTATTCCAATTGTTATCACATGGTCGCGAATCTCAAACCTATTCCAATCATTAGGATATTGATTGTAACTTTTCATTAATGCATCATTCCAAAATACAAAGTCAAATTCCAACTGCATCTGAAAGAgacaatgtatttataaagttgaatgCATGGTCCTATTTATAACACAGTGTGCAAGAACTCAGAGATCGAACGCTCGGACCATCGCGCAAAACAATTCTATCCTTTTCACCGTTGGCATTAGTGGTTTAAGGTATGAGAAATGTTCTTCAAACGGGGATATACAAGACTATAGGTCGTATCTGGAAAAAACGGTATCTTATATCAATAACCACCCTTAGTAATCTAATAATCGGGTGAAATAAACAACTGCAGTGAATGTAggagaaaatatataatacactTTCACCCTAATCACACTAAACAAACTAAgcgaagttttttttaaagagaacgtgtcattttttaatagaaaacatgtaaaaaaacattCGCCGAATGGTTTACGATTCATTTTCTAAATTGTTTGATGTCAACACCATCAAACGATCGTTTCTAAATCCTAAGCCAATTTCACAATTATAATGGAGCTGAACTAGCAGAAGCAATCAAcaagcttgtttttattttgtatactatTTATTGATTGTCCTCTTAAGTATACGCATATATTTGCTGCCTGTGTCATGTTGACGTGAAATTATAGACCTCGAATAACAGTTTATTCAGGTAAGTGTATTCAAATCAACGATATGGAACACGACTGCAAAGATTAAGGGTATCAGACAGCTGACGTGAGAAATGACAATTAATGCCTCACTGGGAATAATACTTATCTATAGAAACCTGCATACGATAGTTGCCTTATCTTAAATGTGTGCTTCATAGATACATACGCATTTAAAGAACGATCAAATATACTTTAAGTCTTCCAGCAaaggttttatacatgtaattCGCTTTATGTATTGATTACTTTTATGCGACATTGACTTCAGATATGGTAACTTGTTATATGCAATTGTAAAAAGAGTGAAcgatacatatttttgtttttgtcacaTTAATATTGGATAAACATCAAATCACACTTACGTCTCTGAGCAGTTCTTACTCTTTAAATAAAGTACTCGAACTAatgcatatttataaaattttacgCTTAAGCCAACAATACATATAAGAGTGATCTAGATTACTGtactttgtatttttttataaataactttcCATGAAATACAATTCCCCGAAGACCCATagtgtttgttaaaaatatatgtaaccAAACGTCTTGGGATCCAAAGAACTACTTGTATTGTGTTGTATAAAATtgcctttatttatttatttagttttttactCAAGAATTGAGAACGAAAGCAATCACGGTTTTTGGTATGCATTTCACAAAACACTTTCATTTATCTTATTCGTTTGTGAGACGTAATTTTACACATAGTAGAACTAAATCGAATTAAGTTTTATACCCATGCATCATTAAAGACAAATGCACGCACGTTACAACAGTATTAACGCATAGTAGATGTAACTCGCTTTACTCATGGTTACTACTGGATTATTATTCGCACTTGTTTGTTTCCAAGTTTACAAACTGTATACGggaacaatataaagcattgtaTATCAACATGCAAATACTATGTCAGAAACGAGaaacagatgtcaaatacatGCCCTTAGAAATCAATCAttccaaataaaacatgttgttgtGATTCTAGCATTGTAAACCTTATTTGTTAAGTCGTTTGAAGGTAAACGAAACTCTGCTATTTTGGAGGCAACTTAGGTCATTTCAAACGAAAATGCATCGTCAATACTACAGCGAGTAACAAAAAGAGATCGGAGTCACCAAGCAAGTACAATACATATTATATACTAGATATTATCTATATCATTCAATCAGCTAACCTCAGTTGTACAATGTTACCTTCAAATAGAGTGCACATTGCTTTTATATAATGGGAAAAAATTATGCAGTGATAACATCATTATGATTTGTACATTAATGACGTCTTTATTGGGTCcggtttttctttaaattttagtgGCGTTGTATCTGAAACAAAGCcaggacaacgccaattctatatccccgTCTTGATCAATCGAGTGCAATCACACAACATGGTTTTTTATGCAAATACTTTTGTACGCATGGCACGTAAGACTGTGTATAATTTATGTCCTGTTTAAAATGTGCTATCATTTTCAAATCAAGTCATTCTGTAATACGCCTTTTATTCGTATTGCAATAAAAGTCCGGCGCAAAGTATTGCTACCAACCGCTCAGAACAAATCAAACATTAAGGCACCAGACAATTATGTATAAACACATATCCAGGATTATAAGGTTTACCATCAAAAAGACTAATATAAATTCAAGGAAGTTGGCGAATATCCAAATGAACCTTTCATATAATGTCCGTAAACGGGAATAATTCGAATTTTCGATAGAATGGCAATTGTTTCCGATTTGGCAAATAGACACAAAAGTAACATGATTagtaaacaatgtatacataataTTCAAGCAAGCGCATTAGCACTTCAAACCAAGAATTTTGTTTAACAATATCGGTTCATTCGATCGAAACGTATCAGACCAATGAACAAAAAAATTACTATATATATCTTTGTAGGTTATCAACCAGAAATGAGTTAATGGTGATTTAAAAAGAAAACCGAGCGACCAAATCAGGTCCTTTgaataatttatgtacacattTTTTACGCATAAAACTATTGCATACGAACATAATTCTCATGATTGATTAGTTTTGGTGgaataaaatcaacaaaacatcAGAAGAATTTCTCATATTAACAATCATCATTGTCAATGTACTATCGGATATAATACACCAATAATTCATACCTAAAACAAGAAACAGATAACAAAGGATTCGTGAACGTGCAAATTTATCTTGATTTAAAGCTTGTGCGTTTTTATTATTCCATTTTTATGAAATCGGCAACAAATAGAAATACCGCGAGGAACTTCAATTCAgttcaaacaaatacatattcccaataataataataatactaataataataataataataatattaataataataatgataataatgataccactactactactactactactactactactactactactacttctcctactacaactaataataataataataataataataataataaaaataaaaatagtaataattataataataataacattaatagtaataataataataataataataataataataataataataataataataataataataatgatatactttttattataagtattattatcattattattattattattattattactatttattttGAATTGGTTGATTTAActtgtatatgttttgtttaaaaacgttTCATTgtgaagaataaaataaaaaattaaaaaaaaatccttaaagTAATGAAAAAATACAACATGAATCAGAAAATAACCCTTAATCAATTTGATTTAAGCACCTGTCTTTAGAAATCAAGttattgaatgttaaaaatgcattttgttttcttgtatcaatttctttaaacaaataattcataaTTCTCATTTACACAGGTTGAATACAATCTTTTTCATCGGCGCCTGATTCCATTATTCAATACTTTATAGAATGTTATGTGGGTCTCAGAACGCCCATAAAGAGTCAAATGATGGGGAAATAACGTCTAAGTCATAGATTGATAAGGTTCACCAGTGTAAAACTttgatttgagtttttttttaaaccaacacGTTGACTGATCAATTTTAATCCAGTCAGATTTCAAACATACTTTTATTATGAAGTCCTTAGAAATGTATCCGTCAGCCTACATGTCTCCCGTTCGTCTCCAAACTTTTGTTACGATCTGTGATATACATTTTCAGTTATGAAACACTCGTACATGAGCGCATCATACGTACTAGTTTTCATCTTCTTTTCGAATAAAAGATACATAAAGAATCTATGACAATCACAGGAGTATAAAAAGCCTGCAAACTGCGTTATTTATATATGGAGAACATATGGAGATCATGTATCTGTTCTGATGGTCCAATAACACGATCATGTCGACCAATGCCTCGAGTAAGACTAGAGTCTGTTGTAGGCCTTCAAAATCAATACAatcattttgattttaaatctGGGCGGGTTTTTACAAACCCATCCTCCGCCTTATGAATAAAAACTACAATAAGACTCAATTAAAATGGCATAGTGTTTGTATATATAAGGGCTTAAAATGGCTcttatatcattataatattgttcTTCAAGTATTATGTTGTTGATGCTAAATTACGGCGATGTGACGTTGAGTGCAGGGGATACATTTCTAAGTAGGCTGATATAGTTTACAAAAAATAGTGTTTTATCAATctatgaattattattattaacgaACTTAAAAAACTGTTACCAATATGTTACCCTAACAAGAGTTTAAACGGCTATACCACAAACATTAGTAAACAGCGAATATTATGCAGAAATAGCCATAGTAAATAAATAGCACCAAATTGAATTGTATTTCTATCAAATGCTATTTTAATAACTTTTCTTGGAACGACGTAAGATATAATTTGATATAGGTTATGACACTGTACAACTGTAACTACGTTTATTTGCCATATAAAATAGGTCACAAGAGACACATATATGTCATTTCTGTGTGTAATCGTTTCGTTTTTCTTCAATATCACGTTATGAGATCTAAAAAATAACTGTTGTCATGCAAAATAACATGTACGTTCTTATTGTGTCGGTTCATAGTAAGTCTTCACTGTAGTCAATGGAAAGGattcgtgtgttttttttcaaactactTTTATACATCACAGGACATACATAATTCCGACTTTAACATCTGCCGGCATTGCTGGTATTCGAAACGAATAATGCCAAAACGCATTCCAAATATGTTGGATCATTGTTATTAGTTTTCATTTTGACTTAAGTTAGCCCATATctgcaaaaatatataaattggatAAAGGCAATATTTATTTTTCCAGAAGATTATATCATATGCTACATTCCACTATCAAAGTTGACATCACCATTACAATCGTGGTCTTAATCGTGAAAATATTTTGATGAGCCTGCATATCTTTACAATGTCTTACAGTCAACTTCATTAATCGTGTAAATCGgagtttttttaacattcaacaaATGTATACGATCAAAcgataaattgtttaaattgttaattatAGTAATCGTATAATCTCGCATAATATAGTGCTACATCGTAAATAGAAGCGACGAATCTTCGTTATTTGTTCTCCCACATTATAGCAATAGCAGTCGATCTCATTGAAGACAAGTGTGACTATCGTACACGATCTGTAACGATCTTTGTCAGCCTTAGAGGCTTTATTAATATCATTCGAGTCTAGTCATGCTTAGAAAAGTGAGAACCATGGATTAAATCGAGAAAAAATGCTTACACAGTGGTATAATATCGTAACTGAGAGTAAGTTATCTGTTTAAAAACACCGGATAACCCCTTATCCCTTGGTAAAATACATATTTCGGCGAACGCGATCGGGATTATTGTGTCTGTTCGAGACCCAATAGAACACTGATTCGAAATGACCCCAAACTGATAAGTAATTCAGACAAGACCTTGCCAGATCGTAAAAATATTTCATCCTAGCGCACAAAAGCCTAGAATTTCGGACACGCACATATAAGCATGAACTCTCACAGAAAACCCCTCGATCAGTTGCGTGTGACCGATAGCGGCGTTTAAGGAGGAACGCCATGAAAGTGGGAACCAAACACGTAAACCTGTTTTATACGCCGTGTAAACACGACAAAACTTTTTAGCAGTATTTGGATTTGTTTGAGTTAAAGACACTTGTGTTCTTAAAACGACTGTCTGTTTGACCATGGAAAGACCGCCGATcatttgtgaaaagggtctatattattcaatatattaTCTTAAATAAAGTATGACTGTTTAGTTGACccctttctttaaaataaaagtgaCGCGCATGTGAAATATGATTGATTTAGACAATTTACAGACCGTTACTACATACAATAACACTTTTACTTCATACAATACTGCCATATTAAGTAAGAACAGAGACCAAGCAAAAGGTTTACACATTTTTAAcacttattttgctttatttttgttgaaaaacatttttcaaatctatatatatttaaCGTAAAAACATGGAATAACAGTACAAGGCGAAGTTGCGTGGCAatcaaaacaacataattgaTCGGTTAATCCATTTGTGTTTCTTTATACTTTCCAGCTAGTTGAATCGTTCATAGTAAGTTTGTCCATTTTTCATATATGGTACCGTCCATAAATCATTCATGCGTTTTGAGTCATTCATAAAGTGTATGGTATATACTTTcagttaaaaatattaaaaggtaATCAAGTTCTTATCTGCAGAAAATCAACCTCAATGCACAATAGCTATTTAGCGCAATAAACCATCATCATTAATGCGTTATGGGGTCCATCTgcgttaaatttgatttttttaggaAAAAACAGACTGAATGGCAGTCATATGTTAAGGATTCAATCATTTGACTATTATTCAACTATACGAAGATCCCGTttctgttctttttttttaaatccacacACACGCAATTGTGTCGACATATATCTCCCGGTTAACAATAGTTCATTTATCAGCCTGCAAAGACAATATGAACGATGCAATTAAAACCCATATTGATAACAAACCAATCTTATGTCAGGTTACGAGTTATAGACAATTGTCATATATTAGTTAAGTATTACCTAAAAGGGCAAGGTCAAATATTTTAGTGTTTGATTGATGCAATTCTTTTGTCTACGCTCCTTACACTGTCGTCATTGTAAATCTTCACATTCATAACGCTTTGTTGATTTCttctttttgttaaaaataagaatacaaacaTTCACCTATGATGATGTTcgtaaaattatttttcttaggTACCCAAACAGTTGCCACAACGATTTTGaacacaacaacaaattgtttatttaaatatcactGTCTTCTAAGTTCAACAgtttttcctcaaaaatatctCCCGGTAGACACATGATATGTATTGTTTCAATTCATTAAGGATCTCGCAGACTACTTATTTTCACGAACAAGTACATAAGCTCATTAGGTCTTCGTTTGATGTAAAATAAACGGTCATGTCTTAAATGTACAAGAAACTTATGGTAGATATGGTAATTTGTTGTGTTTGATCAGCGGAAAAAACTTGACAAATAATCAAGTATGCGTGTAC is from Dreissena polymorpha isolate Duluth1 chromosome 14, UMN_Dpol_1.0, whole genome shotgun sequence and encodes:
- the LOC127856916 gene encoding neo-calmodulin-like isoform X1 — protein: MFKNRMGFVCMCNYSVELWWYVNKIFITTYCRTFLSFTYRGIFLAMATRKDSGKDKRVLENEIRELFRLFDTNNDRSISSQELGKAMRFLGMTPTEQQVTDAMRILDVDRSGRIEFREFHAFMQKEMDKINDSSFANNGETVRSAFRTFDRDGNGYIDQKELRVAMKNLGEALTDKELDDMMRQADIDGDGKINYEEFVKIWCEAT
- the LOC127856916 gene encoding neo-calmodulin-like isoform X3, which produces MATRKDSGKDKRVLENEIRELFRLFDTNNDRSISSQELGKAMRFLGMTPTEQQVTDAMRILDVDRSGRIEFREFHAFMQKEMDKINDSSFANNGETVRSAFRTFDRDGNGYIDQKELRVAMKNLGEALTDKELDDMMRQADIDGDGKINYEEFVKIWCEAT